The Mesorhizobium sp. M1D.F.Ca.ET.043.01.1.1 genome contains a region encoding:
- a CDS encoding NAD(P)-dependent oxidoreductase, with translation MNRILITGAAGKIGSILREGLRGRYAVLRLSDIAPLDPASAGEEIVRADLADLAEVEGAMRDVDCVVHLGAIVGEETWDKVLPNNVVGTWNVFEAARRQGVRRVIYASSHHAVGFYRRARFIDQTVVPRPDGLYGVSKVFGEAVGRLFADKHGISVACLRIGAVRDKPADRRLLHVWLSPRDAVQLVGCCIDAPDYHFIVVYGVSNNRRNRYRNAGIEFLSYRPQDDSEDHAADILRTPDSEDPISRQFHGGPYTQMGFDGDLARIE, from the coding sequence ATGAATCGCATTCTCATCACCGGCGCGGCCGGGAAAATCGGAAGCATCTTGCGTGAGGGCTTGCGCGGACGATACGCGGTGCTGCGCCTTTCCGACATCGCGCCACTCGATCCGGCAAGCGCCGGCGAAGAGATCGTGCGCGCCGATCTCGCCGATCTCGCCGAGGTAGAAGGCGCCATGCGCGACGTCGATTGTGTTGTCCACCTCGGCGCGATCGTGGGCGAGGAAACGTGGGATAAGGTCCTGCCCAACAACGTGGTCGGAACCTGGAATGTGTTCGAGGCGGCGCGGCGACAAGGCGTGCGTCGCGTCATCTATGCAAGCTCGCACCACGCGGTCGGGTTCTATCGACGCGCCCGCTTTATCGACCAGACGGTCGTTCCGCGGCCGGACGGCCTCTATGGGGTGAGCAAGGTGTTCGGCGAGGCCGTCGGACGCCTGTTTGCTGACAAACACGGCATCTCGGTCGCCTGCCTGCGCATCGGCGCCGTTCGCGACAAGCCCGCTGATCGGCGTCTGCTCCATGTCTGGCTTAGCCCGCGCGACGCAGTGCAGTTAGTCGGATGCTGCATCGATGCTCCCGACTATCACTTCATTGTCGTCTACGGCGTCTCCAACAACAGGCGCAACCGCTACCGCAATGCAGGCATCGAGTTCCTCAGCTATCGGCCGCAGGACGACTCGGAGGACCATGCGGCCGACATCTTGCGCACTCCGGACTCTGAGGATCCGATCTCGCGGCAATTCCACGGCGGCCCCTACACGCAGATGGGGTTCGACGGTGACCTTGCGCGGATTGAGTAG